A part of Desulfobacter sp. genomic DNA contains:
- a CDS encoding outer membrane protein transport protein codes for MMALTAALLGVPQAVLAGGVDNKQNLSAAYAGGPSRNGAIEGADIAAYNPAGIMQLKNGLTCALDAQFISTNYDHTTGGRDYGNENYPVVPSLFAIYKKDNWAFYGSFTVPGGGGEVEYKEGNIITRQVSNKLTGVGLGREDLLKNQYAYVESYDYGLTAGASYALSDNFSFSAGIRRVITEKKVDIRGYLGSDIIAKFEQDAQGWGGVFGMNYRPNKAFNLALRYETRVNLDWETKIPGDTNAMGRFLLQQNNREDGHSYARDLPAVLGLGMQWAAAPKLTVSPSFTYYFEKDANWGDQNGKVNHNAYDIAIAFAYAFNEKWTATWGYMYTDTGIDPADYGIIEQMSPPLDCHTLSVGGTYRATERLAFKLGLMGSFYVSDTAPADPASGAPETEYSKTNYTAALSMEYRFF; via the coding sequence ATGATGGCCCTTACGGCCGCTTTGTTAGGGGTACCCCAGGCGGTGCTGGCCGGCGGGGTGGATAACAAGCAGAATTTATCGGCCGCCTACGCCGGCGGCCCCAGCCGGAACGGCGCCATTGAGGGGGCGGACATCGCCGCCTACAACCCGGCCGGGATCATGCAGCTCAAAAACGGGCTGACCTGCGCCCTGGATGCCCAGTTTATATCCACCAATTACGACCACACCACCGGCGGAAGGGATTACGGCAATGAAAACTATCCCGTCGTGCCCTCCCTATTTGCCATATATAAAAAGGATAATTGGGCATTTTACGGCAGTTTCACCGTCCCGGGCGGGGGCGGGGAAGTGGAATACAAAGAGGGGAATATCATTACCCGCCAGGTCAGCAATAAATTGACCGGCGTCGGGCTGGGCAGGGAAGATCTGCTGAAAAACCAATATGCCTATGTTGAAAGCTATGATTACGGCCTTACGGCCGGTGCCTCCTACGCCCTTAGCGACAATTTTTCATTTTCTGCCGGCATCCGGCGGGTGATCACGGAAAAAAAAGTGGATATCCGGGGGTACCTGGGAAGCGATATCATTGCCAAATTTGAACAGGATGCCCAGGGCTGGGGCGGGGTATTCGGCATGAACTACCGGCCCAATAAAGCATTCAACCTGGCCCTGCGATATGAGACCCGGGTCAACCTGGACTGGGAGACCAAAATTCCAGGAGACACCAATGCCATGGGACGCTTTCTGTTGCAACAAAACAACCGGGAAGACGGCCACAGCTACGCCAGGGACCTGCCTGCGGTACTGGGCCTGGGCATGCAGTGGGCCGCCGCGCCGAAACTGACCGTCAGCCCTTCTTTTACCTATTACTTTGAAAAGGATGCAAACTGGGGTGACCAGAATGGCAAGGTGAATCATAATGCCTATGACATCGCCATCGCCTTTGCCTATGCCTTCAATGAAAAATGGACGGCCACCTGGGGGTATATGTACACCGACACCGGAATAGATCCGGCAGACTACGGCATTATCGAACAGATGAGCCCCCCGCTGGACTGCCATACCCTGTCTGTGGGCGGAACCTACCGGGCCACGGAACGGCTGGCATTCAAACTGGGTCTCATGGGCAGTTTTTATGTTTCTGATACCGCACCTGCCGACCCTGCCTCAGGTGCCCCGGAAACCGAATACAGCAAAACCAATTATACGGCGGCGCTTTCCATGGAGTATCGTTTCTTTTAG
- a CDS encoding tetratricopeptide repeat protein, whose protein sequence is MLCFIWVSMVSPPCFASGVDAANAAVKALKAGDRKKAEILFRSALRSNELSKENYIIVNNQLAELLRSQAKNGEAIDRYSESLYLIPDNPGARLGRGTLYHQMGKYQKAVQDLTRYTELMPKDPNGYIQRALAFRALNNFDRAISDMDHAVWLRPGNKTAHIRRGNTYFAAGNYNLALADFETAVNIDSKNPYAYQAMAWVYAACPNPDFRNGKKAVELAQKALKLENTTPADPLFPATLAAAYAESGMYRKAADAQKLAIARARGGQAGMAEHSRRLNLYEQGRPYRPE, encoded by the coding sequence ATGCTTTGTTTTATCTGGGTTTCAATGGTGTCCCCTCCATGTTTCGCCTCCGGGGTTGATGCGGCCAATGCCGCAGTAAAGGCATTGAAGGCGGGAGACAGGAAAAAGGCAGAAATATTGTTTAGAAGCGCCCTGAGGTCCAATGAACTCTCAAAAGAAAACTATATCATTGTGAACAACCAATTGGCAGAACTCTTGCGGTCTCAAGCCAAAAACGGCGAAGCCATTGACCGCTATTCCGAATCCCTCTACCTGATTCCGGACAATCCAGGGGCCCGGCTGGGGCGGGGCACCCTCTATCATCAAATGGGGAAATACCAAAAGGCTGTCCAGGACCTGACCCGGTACACGGAGCTCATGCCAAAAGATCCCAACGGTTATATACAGAGGGCACTGGCTTTCAGGGCATTGAACAACTTCGACCGGGCCATATCCGACATGGATCATGCCGTCTGGCTGAGACCGGGAAATAAAACCGCCCATATCCGCCGGGGGAATACCTATTTTGCAGCTGGCAACTATAATCTGGCATTGGCTGATTTTGAGACGGCCGTTAATATTGATTCTAAAAATCCCTATGCCTACCAGGCCATGGCCTGGGTCTATGCCGCCTGCCCAAACCCGGATTTCCGCAATGGAAAAAAAGCGGTTGAACTGGCACAAAAAGCCCTGAAACTCGAAAATACCACCCCGGCCGATCCGCTTTTTCCGGCCACCCTGGCAGCGGCCTATGCCGAATCAGGGATGTACCGGAAAGCCGCAGACGCCCAGAAACTGGCCATTGCCAGGGCAAGGGGGGGACAGGCCGGCATGGCGGAGCATTCCAGGAGGCTGAATTTGTATGAACAGGGGCGGCCTTACCGGCCTGAATGA
- a CDS encoding D-serine ammonia-lyase: MSKLIAGRTLEQWLESHPVLAQLMGSEETFWFNRHPRAVAATLAGLDIGQEDVQDAADRLDRFAPYISRVFPDTAERKGIIESPLICIPDMQDALSRYLGLPLAGRLMLKCDNDLPISGSVKARGGIYEVLKHAESLAVENGLLSPGDNYAGLDDKRFKEFFGRYSIAVGSTGNLGLSIGIMGAQLGFRVTVHMSADAKAWKKDRLRAKGVEVIEYDGDYGKAVAQGRKQAAADPLCHFVDDENSKDLFMGYAVAALRLKSQLADLGVKPDKDHPLFVYLPCGVGGAPGGISFGLKLVFGEHVHCIFAEPTRSPAMFLGVYTGMLDGVCVQDFGLDNVTDADGLACGRPSGFSAKRMKDLIDGFYTVSDATLFRQLALMADNEKIFMEPSALAGLSGMAHVLRTPDCLEGSGCANHPDRAVHIAWGTGGAMVPREIMDAYYLKGKSQAR; encoded by the coding sequence ATGTCAAAATTAATAGCCGGCAGAACACTGGAACAATGGCTTGAATCCCATCCGGTTCTGGCGCAGCTCATGGGCAGTGAGGAAACCTTCTGGTTCAACAGACATCCCCGGGCGGTGGCCGCCACCCTGGCCGGTCTGGATATCGGCCAGGAAGATGTCCAGGATGCGGCAGACCGCCTGGACCGTTTTGCCCCCTATATTTCACGGGTGTTCCCGGATACTGCGGAACGAAAGGGGATCATTGAGTCCCCCCTTATATGTATTCCGGACATGCAGGACGCCCTTTCCAGATACCTGGGGCTGCCCCTTGCCGGCAGGCTGATGCTCAAGTGTGACAATGATCTGCCCATATCCGGTTCGGTGAAGGCCAGGGGAGGCATCTATGAAGTCCTGAAGCATGCCGAGTCCCTGGCCGTTGAAAACGGACTGCTTTCCCCTGGCGACAATTACGCCGGCCTGGATGACAAGCGGTTTAAGGAATTTTTCGGCCGGTATTCCATTGCCGTGGGCTCAACCGGAAACCTGGGCCTGTCCATCGGTATCATGGGCGCCCAACTGGGATTCCGGGTCACGGTTCATATGTCGGCCGATGCCAAAGCCTGGAAAAAGGACCGTTTAAGGGCCAAAGGCGTTGAGGTCATCGAATACGACGGAGACTACGGCAAGGCCGTGGCCCAGGGCCGGAAACAGGCGGCGGCAGATCCTCTATGCCACTTTGTGGATGATGAGAATTCAAAGGATCTGTTCATGGGATATGCCGTGGCGGCCCTGCGCCTTAAGTCCCAGTTGGCGGACCTTGGGGTCAAACCGGATAAGGACCACCCGCTTTTTGTCTATCTGCCCTGCGGGGTGGGCGGTGCCCCCGGCGGTATCTCCTTCGGCCTGAAACTGGTATTCGGAGAACATGTCCACTGCATATTTGCCGAACCCACCCGGTCGCCGGCCATGTTCCTGGGGGTGTACACGGGGATGCTCGACGGGGTCTGTGTTCAGGATTTCGGTCTGGACAATGTCACCGATGCCGACGGCCTTGCCTGCGGGCGGCCTTCGGGATTCTCCGCAAAACGGATGAAAGATCTCATCGACGGATTTTATACCGTATCCGATGCCACCCTTTTTCGCCAGCTTGCCCTCATGGCCGATAATGAAAAGATATTCATGGAGCCGTCGGCCCTGGCCGGGCTTTCCGGAATGGCACATGTCCTTCGAACACCGGACTGCCTGGAAGGGAGCGGATGCGCAAATCACCCGGACCGGGCCGTCCACATCGCCTGGGGAACCGGGGGCGCCATGGTGCCCAGAGAAATAATGGACGCCTATTATTTAAAGGGCAAAAGCCAGGCCCGGTGA
- a CDS encoding helix-turn-helix domain-containing protein, producing the protein MMDDIPQVAFHKPKKDRFEFEVLPFEHFFSRKIKPDFPVDRPHRLEFYQLLYITKGEGRHYIDFKPYEFSPGSLLFVSPGQVHAFEVNLEAAGFLILFTEDFLAKNMIHSDILPFSRLFNYHLYPPVIPPRDTPDSVFGPIINEIHNEYMLAESFAKEEMLRTLLKLLLLKAERIKRELAPGEKNSEWVARFGEFKSLLADKFAETRNAQAYADMMNISYNHLNKIAKAVTGSTAKSFIDGFIILEIKRQLAVSDISVKELAYLMGFDEPTNFVKYFRKHTRKSPAQFRRVLMQSPAF; encoded by the coding sequence ATGATGGATGATATCCCCCAGGTTGCCTTTCATAAGCCGAAAAAAGACCGGTTTGAGTTTGAGGTGCTTCCCTTTGAACACTTTTTTTCAAGAAAGATCAAACCGGACTTTCCCGTGGACCGGCCCCACCGTCTGGAATTTTATCAGCTCTTATATATCACCAAGGGAGAAGGCAGGCATTATATTGATTTCAAGCCCTATGAATTTTCCCCCGGCAGCCTTCTTTTTGTCTCTCCAGGACAGGTCCATGCCTTTGAGGTGAACCTGGAAGCGGCCGGATTTCTCATTCTCTTTACCGAAGATTTTCTGGCCAAAAACATGATCCATTCGGATATTCTCCCCTTTTCCAGATTGTTCAACTACCATCTTTATCCGCCGGTAATACCGCCGCGGGACACCCCTGATTCTGTTTTCGGCCCCATTATCAATGAGATCCATAACGAGTATATGCTTGCCGAATCCTTTGCCAAGGAGGAGATGCTCAGGACCCTGCTTAAACTCCTGCTGCTCAAGGCGGAGCGGATTAAACGGGAATTGGCCCCAGGGGAAAAGAATTCGGAATGGGTGGCCAGGTTTGGTGAATTCAAATCCCTGCTGGCAGATAAATTTGCTGAAACGCGGAATGCGCAGGCCTATGCGGATATGATGAATATCTCTTATAATCATCTCAATAAAATTGCCAAGGCCGTGACCGGCAGTACGGCCAAATCCTTTATCGACGGGTTTATCATTCTGGAAATCAAGCGGCAGCTGGCCGTATCCGATATTTCCGTCAAGGAGCTGGCATATCTTATGGGATTTGACGAACCCACCAATTTTGTAAAATATTTCAGAAAGCATACCCGTAAGTCCCCGGCCCAGTTCAGAAGAGTGCTGATGCAATCGCCGGCATTTTAA
- a CDS encoding 4Fe-4S binding protein, with the protein MKLNKEIQEALAKIGSVTMTTLDQKESERPVMHSRIISICGSDDQGIYFLTMNVKPFYRQLKDNPDLSLCGIYPSSRKTGKNAVGQPSFAPGFTLRITGQAREIPREEVEKKAAAGDGIHQYFLEDAARYPAIRFFCIHRGKGEIFDFDFETEHRDHKLLRTRFAFGGETVNPAGARINPDACIACGECFEACTFKAIVPGEPYRIEGARCDECGSCFQVCPQEAIALSLTI; encoded by the coding sequence ATGAAGTTAAACAAAGAGATTCAAGAGGCATTGGCCAAAATCGGTTCGGTGACAATGACAACGCTGGACCAGAAAGAATCGGAGCGGCCCGTCATGCACAGCCGCATCATCAGTATCTGCGGCAGTGACGACCAGGGTATTTATTTTCTGACCATGAATGTAAAACCCTTTTACCGCCAGCTGAAGGACAATCCCGACCTGTCCCTTTGCGGGATTTACCCCTCAAGCCGTAAAACCGGGAAAAATGCCGTGGGCCAGCCTTCCTTTGCACCGGGATTTACCCTGAGGATTACGGGCCAGGCACGGGAAATCCCCCGTGAAGAGGTGGAAAAAAAAGCGGCGGCCGGCGACGGCATCCATCAGTATTTTCTTGAGGATGCGGCCCGTTATCCCGCCATTCGTTTTTTTTGTATCCATCGGGGAAAAGGGGAAATTTTCGACTTTGACTTTGAGACGGAACACCGGGACCACAAGCTGCTGCGGACAAGATTCGCCTTTGGCGGCGAGACAGTCAATCCTGCCGGCGCCCGCATCAATCCGGACGCGTGTATTGCCTGCGGAGAATGTTTTGAGGCCTGTACCTTTAAAGCCATCGTCCCCGGCGAACCATACCGCATAGAGGGTGCCAGGTGCGACGAATGCGGCAGCTGCTTCCAGGTCTGCCCCCAGGAGGCCATTGCGCTTTCGCTTACCATCTGA
- a CDS encoding methyltransferase domain-containing protein: MKKWLIEELICPECLKKNQSQSQDNEIVLIPDIIRETDTEIIEGRLDCPQCGKGYGIHDGIAVVVPEETLPVTRETAGYGSFSMLSSYLWSHYSEFFNGPDATDAYKKWAAAFTPRAGWALDIGCSVGRLTFEMTKTHDRAVGVDTSLPFIRAARRLAARERLTFDLVMEGQITEERSGGLDPEFKFKDAEFIVADAMALPFRSHRFATASSVNILEKVPDPAVHLGEANRVLDKAEAGFLFSDPFSWDETVNRPDLWLGGRNEGPFKGFGMDNICRLLEEGTGVFSPGFSIRETGQVLWKIRKTRNLWEHITSQFVMADRTADNRNEHK, translated from the coding sequence ATGAAAAAATGGCTGATCGAAGAGCTGATATGTCCTGAATGTCTGAAAAAAAATCAATCTCAAAGCCAGGATAACGAAATCGTACTCATCCCGGATATCATCAGGGAAACAGATACTGAAATCATTGAGGGGCGGTTGGACTGTCCCCAATGCGGCAAAGGATATGGCATCCATGACGGCATTGCCGTGGTGGTGCCGGAAGAAACACTGCCCGTCACCCGCGAGACAGCCGGATACGGATCGTTTTCCATGCTTTCCTCCTATCTGTGGAGCCATTATTCAGAGTTTTTCAACGGGCCGGATGCCACTGACGCCTATAAGAAATGGGCTGCCGCGTTTACACCACGGGCGGGATGGGCCCTGGATATCGGCTGCTCTGTGGGACGGCTGACCTTTGAGATGACCAAGACCCATGACCGGGCCGTCGGGGTGGATACCTCCCTGCCTTTTATCCGGGCTGCACGGAGGCTGGCCGCCCGGGAGCGGCTGACCTTTGATCTGGTCATGGAGGGGCAGATCACCGAGGAGCGGTCCGGGGGCCTGGATCCGGAATTTAAATTCAAAGATGCCGAGTTCATCGTGGCCGATGCCATGGCATTGCCCTTCCGGTCCCACCGGTTTGCCACGGCAAGTTCGGTAAACATCCTGGAAAAGGTGCCGGATCCGGCAGTACACCTGGGTGAGGCCAATCGGGTGCTGGACAAGGCGGAGGCCGGGTTTTTGTTTTCGGATCCCTTTTCCTGGGATGAAACAGTGAACCGCCCGGATCTCTGGCTCGGCGGTCGAAATGAAGGCCCATTCAAAGGGTTCGGCATGGACAATATCTGCCGTCTTCTTGAAGAGGGGACCGGGGTGTTTTCCCCCGGATTCAGCATCCGGGAAACCGGGCAGGTGCTGTGGAAAATCAGAAAAACAAGGAATTTGTGGGAACACATTACCTCCCAGTTTGTCATGGCCGATAGAACGGCTGATAACAGAAACGAACACAAATAA
- a CDS encoding molybdopterin-dependent oxidoreductase yields the protein MEKQKQGICGLCFHSPGCGVTVHFDGQGKIDRLTPDPEAPMGNALCPMAAKARQIIYSDSRIKQPLKRKGPKGKLDFEPVSWEEAFDIIARKMDGIKAAHGPEALGFYAGTGTYERAFKDAFQLGGSEIYLASSILFPYGSPNTFGVGAPCYTSLGVLAPKLTMGCLHTDMFSDVDNSDLIIVWGTDPSTSTPPEMFGRIVRASREGARIIVIDPRQTASAKLPDSLWVPIRPGSDGALALGLSHILIRDGWVDQAFVEDWALGYEEFADYVKEFTPERVSALTGLSPSLIQELAEEIADAEGASYIMYTGLEYTKSGVQNIRAVQVLWALAGQMDVEGGRCFVRPENQIRLNRDHQIASPGWDKSIGAGHFPLYAHFCGGEPHANRLPRAILEGNPYKIRGLFVMGASILTSWPDPVLWQKAFDALDFMVSIDLQLTRDAAWADIVLPATTAFEQSSYCFYGNAVRLREKMIEPVGDSKPCFTILTELARKLGYGDRFPATETELLDRVLKGTGITRADLEQSPRLTVRKPAEPTAYRKWETGLLRQDGRPGFETPSGKFEIKSTILEELGYEGLPKYEESFETPVSQPGMVNRFPLILGTGPFKPDMKSCLRAVPAFIEKYPHPMVQMNPKDASDRNIENGDPVVVKTARGFVEMRAGITESIMEGFVYAPVGGGGPQGTDSWKKANVNVLTDLEQFDPISGFPVYKTLMCQVKKKRRRRTIVVQDPSLGCVG from the coding sequence GTGGAAAAGCAGAAGCAGGGAATTTGCGGATTATGTTTTCACAGCCCCGGCTGCGGTGTGACGGTTCATTTTGACGGCCAGGGAAAAATAGACAGGCTGACTCCGGATCCAGAGGCTCCCATGGGAAATGCGCTCTGTCCCATGGCCGCCAAGGCCAGGCAGATTATTTATTCGGACAGCCGGATTAAACAGCCCCTGAAGCGGAAAGGCCCCAAGGGAAAGCTTGATTTCGAGCCGGTCTCCTGGGAGGAGGCCTTTGATATCATTGCCCGGAAAATGGATGGGATCAAGGCGGCCCACGGCCCCGAGGCCCTGGGCTTTTACGCGGGCACCGGCACCTATGAGCGGGCATTTAAAGATGCCTTCCAGCTGGGCGGATCAGAGATATACCTGGCCTCCAGCATCCTCTTCCCCTACGGTTCGCCCAATACCTTCGGTGTGGGCGCTCCCTGCTACACTTCCCTGGGGGTGCTGGCGCCAAAGCTCACCATGGGCTGCCTGCATACGGACATGTTTTCCGATGTGGACAATTCGGATCTCATCATCGTCTGGGGAACGGATCCCTCCACCTCCACCCCGCCGGAAATGTTCGGCCGCATCGTCCGGGCATCCCGGGAAGGCGCCCGGATCATTGTGATTGACCCCAGGCAGACCGCCTCGGCCAAACTGCCGGACAGCCTCTGGGTGCCCATCCGGCCGGGCAGTGACGGGGCCCTGGCCCTGGGACTCTCCCATATCCTGATCCGGGACGGATGGGTGGACCAGGCCTTTGTGGAGGACTGGGCCCTGGGATATGAGGAATTTGCCGACTATGTCAAAGAATTCACTCCCGAGCGGGTGTCGGCCCTCACCGGGCTGTCCCCCTCCCTGATCCAGGAGCTGGCCGAGGAAATTGCCGATGCAGAAGGGGCAAGCTATATCATGTATACCGGGCTTGAATACACCAAGTCCGGGGTGCAGAACATCCGGGCCGTGCAGGTGCTCTGGGCCCTGGCCGGGCAGATGGATGTGGAGGGAGGCCGCTGCTTTGTCCGGCCCGAAAACCAGATCCGGCTGAACCGGGACCACCAGATTGCAAGCCCGGGCTGGGACAAATCCATCGGTGCCGGCCATTTCCCGCTCTATGCCCATTTCTGCGGGGGAGAGCCCCATGCCAACCGTCTGCCCCGGGCCATCCTGGAGGGGAACCCCTATAAGATCCGTGGACTCTTTGTCATGGGGGCCTCCATCCTCACCTCCTGGCCGGATCCGGTGTTATGGCAGAAGGCCTTTGACGCCTTGGATTTTATGGTGTCCATTGACCTGCAGCTGACCCGGGATGCCGCCTGGGCCGATATTGTCCTGCCGGCCACCACTGCCTTTGAGCAGTCCTCCTACTGCTTTTACGGCAACGCCGTCCGGTTGAGGGAGAAAATGATCGAGCCGGTGGGCGACAGCAAACCCTGCTTTACCATTCTCACTGAACTGGCCCGGAAACTGGGGTACGGGGACAGGTTCCCGGCCACGGAAACGGAGCTTCTGGACCGGGTGCTGAAGGGCACGGGCATTACCCGGGCAGACCTGGAACAGTCGCCTCGGCTGACGGTCAGAAAGCCCGCCGAGCCCACGGCCTACCGGAAATGGGAAACCGGGCTGCTTCGACAAGACGGCCGGCCCGGCTTTGAAACGCCCTCGGGCAAATTTGAGATCAAGTCCACCATTTTAGAGGAGTTGGGATACGAGGGCCTGCCCAAGTACGAGGAGTCTTTTGAAACCCCGGTCAGCCAGCCCGGGATGGTCAACCGGTTCCCCCTGATCCTGGGTACGGGCCCCTTTAAGCCGGACATGAAATCCTGCCTGAGGGCCGTACCGGCCTTCATTGAGAAATATCCCCATCCCATGGTCCAGATGAATCCCAAGGACGCCTCGGACAGGAACATTGAAAACGGGGACCCGGTGGTGGTGAAAACCGCCAGGGGATTTGTGGAGATGCGGGCCGGCATCACCGAAAGCATCATGGAGGGATTTGTCTATGCCCCTGTCGGCGGGGGCGGGCCCCAGGGGACAGACTCCTGGAAAAAGGCCAATGTCAATGTTTTAACCGACCTTGAACAATTTGACCCCATTTCCGGGTTCCCTGTATACAAAACCCTGATGTGCCAGGTTAAAAAGAAACGGCGGCGCCGGACCATCGTGGTCCAGGACCCCAGCCTGGGCTGTGTGGGCTAG
- a CDS encoding LysR family transcriptional regulator has protein sequence MYPMINLEIDMLRCFMEVAKTGSFTLAGKNIGLTQSGVSVKIRRLEERLNTKFFNRTSKHFSLTLEGELLLEQAERILSVHDEAVSRLTTPKASGNLKVGLIDYFLPERLPAILGKFRKQYPNIHLEVRTDMGIHLIPLFEKGELDLVVTGKDAYQGDCRTLTREPLVWVVGRDTDTALLQEPVNLVLLPAPCSFRGLATGSLEKINRKWEVMFTGSSIANIQAAVQAGMGLSILPQGALKEGLKKAPAQLNLPELPMYAIALITDETQPNDARDVFISYLEAEINTI, from the coding sequence ATGTATCCCATGATTAATCTCGAGATAGACATGCTGCGCTGTTTTATGGAAGTCGCCAAAACAGGCAGCTTCACCTTGGCGGGAAAAAATATCGGCCTGACCCAGTCCGGGGTCAGTGTGAAAATACGGCGCCTGGAAGAGCGGCTGAACACCAAATTTTTCAACCGGACCAGTAAACATTTTTCACTCACCCTTGAGGGAGAACTTCTATTGGAGCAGGCGGAACGGATACTGTCCGTCCATGATGAAGCGGTGAGCCGGCTGACGACGCCCAAGGCCTCGGGGAACCTTAAGGTGGGACTGATCGATTATTTTTTACCCGAACGGCTTCCCGCCATTCTCGGTAAATTCAGGAAACAATATCCCAATATCCATCTTGAGGTGCGCACGGATATGGGGATTCACCTGATCCCCCTTTTTGAAAAAGGGGAACTGGACCTGGTGGTCACCGGGAAAGATGCATACCAGGGAGACTGCCGTACCCTGACCCGGGAGCCGCTGGTCTGGGTGGTGGGCAGGGATACCGATACGGCGCTGCTCCAGGAACCGGTGAACCTCGTACTCCTGCCGGCCCCCTGCAGTTTCAGGGGGCTGGCCACAGGGAGCCTTGAAAAAATCAACCGGAAATGGGAGGTGATGTTCACCGGCAGCTCCATTGCAAATATCCAGGCCGCGGTCCAGGCGGGAATGGGATTATCGATTCTGCCCCAGGGCGCACTGAAAGAGGGGCTGAAAAAAGCGCCGGCGCAGCTGAACCTGCCGGAACTGCCCATGTATGCCATCGCATTGATCACAGATGAAACGCAGCCCAACGATGCCAGGGACGTGTTTATCAGCTATCTGGAAGCCGAGATCAACACCATCTGA
- a CDS encoding flavodoxin family protein: MKVVGFNGSPRKKGNTAGCLQTVFAELEKAGIETEMIHVGKEKVRGCLACYGCAKNQDRACTLTDDPVNEWIQKIIDADGILIGSPVHFSGVAGTMKSFLDRAFFVASVNGGLFRHKVGAAVAAVRRSGGLPTVDTLNHYINYSEMIMPSSNYWNVAHGMNPGEMEQDGEGKQIMEVLGRNMAWLMKLMEYGQGQIPAPEPVAKTLTNFIR; encoded by the coding sequence ATGAAAGTTGTCGGATTTAATGGCAGTCCCAGGAAAAAAGGAAATACCGCCGGTTGTTTGCAAACGGTTTTCGCTGAACTGGAAAAGGCGGGGATCGAAACGGAGATGATTCATGTGGGCAAGGAAAAGGTCCGGGGCTGCCTGGCCTGCTACGGGTGCGCAAAAAACCAGGATAGGGCCTGCACCCTCACAGATGATCCGGTAAATGAATGGATCCAGAAAATAATAGACGCCGACGGGATTCTCATCGGATCCCCGGTCCATTTTTCAGGGGTTGCCGGCACCATGAAGTCTTTTCTTGACCGGGCCTTTTTTGTGGCATCGGTCAACGGCGGGCTGTTCCGGCACAAGGTCGGTGCTGCTGTGGCTGCCGTCCGGCGGTCCGGCGGTCTGCCCACGGTGGATACTTTGAATCATTATATCAACTATTCCGAAATGATCATGCCTTCTTCAAACTACTGGAATGTGGCCCACGGCATGAACCCGGGTGAAATGGAGCAGGACGGCGAAGGCAAGCAGATCATGGAAGTGCTGGGCAGGAACATGGCCTGGCTCATGAAACTCATGGAATACGGGCAGGGGCAGATTCCCGCCCCTGAACCCGTTGCAAAAACACTGACCAATTTTATCCGCTAG
- a CDS encoding flavodoxin family protein, which translates to MPYKIVGLSASPVKKGNTASFLSTMMADAAERGLETETVDLGALDIKHCIHCNFCLSKQKPGRYCALKDDAQAVFEKLEGADIIVLASPVYFMRTSGMMATFIDRLRVFIFGNIAGGRLRNKIGISAGVSWMRHGGMETTHLSHLYAFFTLEMIPATAHASVSPMGASALSSRHGQGEFDPDVRLGVNEDAAGLKSARALLSRGMELAELITGQKKMAPGNPE; encoded by the coding sequence ATGCCGTACAAGATTGTCGGGCTTTCTGCCAGCCCCGTGAAAAAAGGGAATACCGCCAGTTTTTTGTCAACCATGATGGCGGATGCCGCAGAACGCGGGCTGGAGACGGAAACCGTTGATCTCGGGGCACTTGATATCAAGCATTGCATTCACTGCAACTTTTGCCTGTCTAAACAGAAACCGGGGAGGTATTGCGCCCTGAAAGACGACGCCCAGGCCGTGTTTGAAAAATTGGAAGGGGCAGATATCATTGTGCTGGCCAGCCCTGTTTATTTCATGCGGACCTCCGGGATGATGGCCACCTTCATCGACCGGCTCCGGGTATTTATCTTCGGCAATATTGCCGGGGGCAGGCTGCGGAATAAAATCGGTATCAGTGCCGGGGTGTCCTGGATGCGCCACGGGGGGATGGAGACCACCCACCTTTCCCATCTATACGCCTTTTTCACCCTGGAAATGATACCGGCCACCGCCCACGCCTCCGTCAGTCCCATGGGGGCTTCGGCCCTCAGCAGCCGTCACGGGCAGGGAGAGTTTGACCCGGATGTCCGCCTCGGGGTAAATGAGGATGCAGCCGGATTAAAATCCGCCAGGGCTCTGCTGTCCCGGGGGATGGAACTGGCGGAACTGATTACCGGGCAGAAAAAGATGGCGCCCGGAAACCCTGAATAG